The genomic stretch tctcctctctcctgttctccacTCTCCTAAGTACTGAGTCCTGTTGAACAATATGGAACAACATTGTTAAACCTGCAGACTGACTTGGGTCATCTACAGATCCATACCAGGCACTTAAGATTGAAAGCTTATGCACAGGAGTGCATTTCAGTAAGATTCACAGATGAGTCAGCGCTGCTTCTCAGTTTACACTACATGTGCGCAGCAATACAAGCCTAACATTCCACTTAATGACTAGATAAGCTGCAACACTGGAATTGTGTGGCGCACCGACTGAGGCACCAACCTGTCAAAAACGTCTAGTAGCGCCGTCCTCCTGAGCCACCTCCAtagccaccgccgccaccaccactagATCCACCTCCATAGCCACCTGAGGGACATGGAAAAATTACGACAATTAAGTTGAGCCCAAAGTTCAATGGTCAGCGAGGGAAAACACCCTTCATTTGTGCATGATGCTTACCACCATAGGGGCCACCACTcctgccaccaccgccgccgccacctccgAAGTTACCACCCTTCATGGGGCCGTAGTTTGACTGCTGGTTGTTGTAGTTGCCAAAGTCATTGTAGTTGCCgccaccgcctccaccaccaccaccgccaaaGTTGCCTGAAAACACAACATATACAATCAGAGCACTGACATACACATGTGAAAGGCTCATGCTAAATTACAGTTCCTAGGAGCGCTTTTCTTAATTCATCACATCAAAGTCTTACCACCATAGTTGCCACCGTTGCCATTGTAGTTGTCATAGCCATTGCCTCCatagccaccaccaccaccctggtTGCCATAgcctccaccgcctccacctcctccatatccaCGGTTTCCGCCATACCCAGGCCCACCGCCGTAGCCACCTAAAGACAGAGAGTCTTCAGTTGGGACTACTCTTGAATCCTTTTCTTGAAATCCACCTAATTTGGCAGATTAGATTAATTTGGCAGATTAGAGCTACACGACTTAAAGTTCATTTTTGATTTTCCTGACAAATATTGCATTTTGATTTACAATTCAACTTATTTTACTAAAAGTTGGGCCATTATTGATTGGCAAGTACGCCTAGTACATAAGAAGCACAGCACTTAGGTGAGCTTCACTGCCCTTCACACAATGAATGCCACAAATATCAAATCAACTGCACAATTAATTGCAACCTTTGCAATTAGCGATTGCATTGATTAAAACATTATGGCGTAAAAACAATTGGGCAGCCATAAAGAGGGTACACACCATCGCCTCCGTAACCATTGTTGTAGCCATCTCCACCACCatatcctcctccaccaccacctcctcttcctcctcctgaaaGAATAAAACCTCCAGTCAATTCCACAATGCACTACCACTGCGCATCCAGTCCAGATATTTGAACAGCAGAAGACTTACCACGGCCTCCAAAGTAGCCCTCCCGTCCACCACCAAAGTCATTGCCATATCCACCACCTCTGCCAAAGTTgccaccgcctcctcctccccttcctgtaGATCAGAATTAAATTAGATCCTCATGTTTTAAGTGACCCAAGTGATGGATCATCGGAATTGCTGCCTGATATATTATTGCTTCCAATTATCATCCACATACCAGTGTTCTGCATCTCTTGCTTGGAGAGGGCCTTCCTCACTTCACAGTTGTGACTGTTCACTGTGTGGTACTTCTGGACtatttaaaagagagagaaaaaaaaggtaaGTATACACAGGGACAAACATGCAGCATTCTTGGCAACTTTAAACATGACCAATCATTAATTACACTTACTGACAATACGGTCAACTGCATCATGGTCATCAAATGTGACGAATGCAAAGCCTCTCTTGTTGCCAGTTTTGTGGTCAACCATGATGTCGATAGCATCAATTTTGCCAAATTGTTCAAAATAGTCACGTAGGTGGCCTTCGTCTGTGTCCTCTTTGATACCACCCACAAATATCTTTTTGACTGTGATGTGTGCTCCAGGTCTGTTGGAATCCTGAGGATGAGAACAAAGAACAAGTCAGTTTCTGGACCTGGATCAACTTCACAATGCCTGAAAGTGATTCGAATCTACATCATTACTAGATCAACTTCACAATGCCTGAATAAGTGATTTGAATCTACTCTGTTACCTCTCTGGACACTGCACGCTTAGGCTCGACAAGCCTTCCATCTACTTTGTGAGGCCTAGCTGACATGGCCTCATCGACTTCTTTCACAGAAGAATATGTAACAAATCCAAATCCTCGTGACCGCTTTGTCTGAGAATCCCTCATGacctaaaagaaaataaataaatgagccCCATGGTCCTGAACACAGTGGAACCAATCCAGTTAATTTACGTTCTGCTTGGTATATCATGTTGGGCTACTGCTACTTACCACACAGTCTGTTAACGTTCCCCATTGTTCAAAGTGAGCACGTAAACTCTCATCTGTTGTCTCGAAGCTCAAACCTCCGATGAAGAGCTTCCGAAGCTGCTCCGGCTCACGTGGGACCTGTGAATATAGAAAGGACATGCGTATTAAAGAATGTAGTTAATGCTTAACGTCTGCTAACAAGCACAATGGGATATGTCGCAATTGGAGGCGTTAGCACCATAGGTTTAGCACGCACGGACCCATAACAGTTGCAGGATAATCCAAATGGATCAACCCGATCTCTAAACGTCCCATACgagacaaaaacacagaagGGCTATTGCAGGAGTTATTTTTGCACACCGGTTAGCtaacagtagctagctacagaaTTGCTAACGCTATAAAGGTTGCCGCGGCGCCGCCATGTTGACATGTGGTTAACATGATGAAGAACAAAGCGATGAGCACTTTTCTCCAAATACGAcgccattacattacattttaaacacaaCCAATTCGCTATAACAACAGTAACGTCAAATGAAACATTACTCATCATCCgataaacacacatgctcttGTTTTCTCAAATCACGACCATGAGGCCTACAGATCCGGTTGACAAAATGGCGGTGCAATCTTACTGGATTCGTGCACAATGACTACGGTAAACTACATATTGCTAACTGCGTCAGGGTGCAAATTACCTTCAGCCATTTATCTAACATATTCAGCATTACATCGAAACAATACATTCTGCAATAAACGTATGCTTACCTCTTTAGACATTTTGAGCGTTGATAGTTTGTCCCGACCTACAGTATGCAGTGAGGAGAATCTAGGACAGACTCTGAAAGAGGATATGGGAGTTGGATTAAATAATTGATGATGGACCCACCCAATAAGCTGTCTAATTGGTCAAAATTTCCCGCTGCCGTCACATTGTTACTTCCTCTGATTTTATATTGGTCTACTTGTAAGTCCATACACTAACTATCCAATGATATTACGCACCAGAGACACGTTTTGACCAATTGAAGAACAGTATACAAAAAGGGCGTTACCTCTGGCGACGTGCAAAATGCTAAATGGCGTTTATTTCATTTGGCTACAATGTATAAGA from Sardina pilchardus chromosome 7, fSarPil1.1, whole genome shotgun sequence encodes the following:
- the hnrnpa1b gene encoding heterogeneous nuclear ribonucleoprotein A1b isoform X2, which translates into the protein MSKEVPREPEQLRKLFIGGLSFETTDESLRAHFEQWGTLTDCVVMRDSQTKRSRGFGFVTYSSVKEVDEAMSARPHKVDGRLVEPKRAVSREDSNRPGAHITVKKIFVGGIKEDTDEGHLRDYFEQFGKIDAIDIMVDHKTGNKRGFAFVTFDDHDAVDRIVIQKYHTVNSHNCEVRKALSKQEMQNTGRGGGGGGNFGRGGGYGNDFGGGREGYFGGRGGGRGGGGGGGYGGGDGYNNGYGGDGGYGGGPGYGGNRGYGGGGGGGGYGNQGGGGGYGGNGYDNYNGNGGNYGGNFGGGGGGGGGGNYNDFGNYNNQQSNYGPMKGGNFGGGGGGGGRSGGPYGGGYGGGSSGGGGGGYGGGSGGRRY
- the hnrnpa1b gene encoding heterogeneous nuclear ribonucleoprotein A1b isoform X1; this translates as MSKEVPREPEQLRKLFIGGLSFETTDESLRAHFEQWGTLTDCVVMRDSQTKRSRGFGFVTYSSVKEVDEAMSARPHKVDGRLVEPKRAVSREDSNRPGAHITVKKIFVGGIKEDTDEGHLRDYFEQFGKIDAIDIMVDHKTGNKRGFAFVTFDDHDAVDRIVIQKYHTVNSHNCEVRKALSKQEMQNTGRGGGGGGNFGRGGGYGNDFGGGREGYFGGRGGGRGGGGGGGYGGGDGYNNGYGGDGGFQEKDSRVVPTEDSLSLGGYGGGPGYGGNRGYGGGGGGGGYGNQGGGGGYGGNGYDNYNGNGGNYGGNFGGGGGGGGGGNYNDFGNYNNQQSNYGPMKGGNFGGGGGGGGRSGGPYGGGYGGGSSGGGGGGYGGGSGGRRY